From one Streptomyces sp. CA-210063 genomic stretch:
- a CDS encoding C40 family peptidase has protein sequence MGTHRRPKPPSRARIATLGMAAGAVSLLPTQSQAAPEPTVDEVRKQVEKLYEEAEAPTEEYNEVREKEKKLQGEVDSAQDRLAGKQQEINELREKIGPLAAAQYRDGGIDPSVQLFLSGDPDDYLDKAEMLGRTSDRQADALRALESKQRELAQERATATQRLKALEEARTKAGKKKDEVQGKLTEARKLLNSLTAEQRAKMEADQERADTASGSSDAPASYNGPASGRARTAVEFAYAQLGKPYEWGSTGPNSYDCSGLVGAAWRSAGVSLPRTVKQMYDAGRQVARSDLQPGDIIYWYNDNQHNGMYVGNGKAIHAPRTGKNIEIVPLDSMPFFAASRP, from the coding sequence ATGGGAACGCACCGACGGCCGAAGCCGCCCAGCCGTGCCCGGATAGCCACCCTCGGCATGGCCGCCGGCGCCGTCAGCCTCCTGCCGACGCAGAGCCAGGCCGCTCCCGAGCCCACGGTGGACGAGGTGCGCAAGCAGGTGGAGAAGCTCTACGAGGAGGCCGAGGCTCCCACCGAGGAGTACAACGAAGTCCGCGAGAAGGAGAAGAAGCTCCAGGGCGAGGTGGACAGCGCACAGGACCGGCTGGCCGGCAAGCAGCAGGAGATCAACGAACTGCGCGAGAAGATAGGCCCGTTGGCGGCAGCGCAGTACCGCGACGGCGGCATCGACCCGAGCGTGCAGCTCTTCCTGTCCGGTGACCCGGACGACTACCTCGACAAGGCCGAGATGCTCGGCCGTACGAGCGACCGACAGGCCGACGCCCTGCGGGCGCTGGAGAGCAAGCAGCGCGAGCTCGCTCAGGAGCGTGCGACCGCCACCCAGCGGCTGAAGGCCCTTGAGGAGGCGCGCACCAAGGCCGGTAAGAAGAAGGACGAGGTCCAGGGCAAGCTCACAGAGGCCCGCAAGCTCCTCAACAGCCTCACCGCCGAGCAGCGCGCCAAGATGGAGGCCGACCAGGAGCGCGCGGATACCGCCTCGGGCAGCAGCGACGCGCCGGCCAGCTACAACGGTCCGGCCAGTGGTCGTGCCAGGACCGCCGTCGAGTTCGCGTACGCCCAGCTCGGCAAGCCCTACGAGTGGGGTTCCACCGGCCCCAACTCCTACGACTGCTCAGGGCTGGTGGGCGCGGCCTGGCGCTCGGCGGGCGTCTCTCTCCCCCGCACCGTCAAGCAGATGTACGACGCCGGCCGCCAGGTGGCCAGGTCGGACCTGCAGCCAGGCGACATCATCTACTGGTACAACGACAACCAGCACAACGGCATGTACGTCGGAAACGGCAAGGCCATCCACGCACCCCGCACCGGCAAGAACATCGAGATCGTCCCCCTCGACAGCATGCCGTTCTTCGCCGCGAGCAGGCCCTGA
- a CDS encoding ChaB family protein: protein MPGRQELPSTLERSSEEAQRTWIKAHDSAVEQYGEGERAHRVAFGALKHTHEKVGDHWERKEGGRKGPSDPRSARPRQQGGRSGEGVDEHATKEHLYDLARRMDIGGRSRMSKSELLDAIRKANRSRTRASRAR from the coding sequence ATGCCCGGACGACAGGAACTCCCGTCGACTCTCGAACGGTCCTCCGAGGAGGCCCAGCGTACGTGGATCAAGGCGCACGACTCCGCCGTCGAACAGTACGGCGAGGGCGAGCGGGCACACCGAGTCGCCTTCGGCGCGCTCAAGCACACGCACGAGAAGGTCGGCGACCACTGGGAGCGCAAGGAAGGCGGGCGTAAGGGCCCGTCCGACCCGCGGTCGGCCAGGCCCCGGCAGCAAGGAGGGCGCAGCGGCGAGGGCGTCGACGAGCACGCCACGAAGGAGCATCTCTACGATCTCGCGCGGCGCATGGACATCGGCGGACGATCACGGATGTCGAAGTCCGAACTGCTCGACGCGATCCGTAAGGCCAACCGCTCCCGCACGCGCGCATCCCGTGCACGCTGA
- a CDS encoding alpha/beta fold hydrolase — protein MPDRHRHTPELASLLAERYRVVLPDVRGYGRSVCADPALHTWSRYADDVLALMDHLGLQRAAVGGTGLGGTIALRAAAAHPERIRAALVISLEDIEDDEAKQAEAEMLERFAARVRSSGLSAAWSDLLPSLAPGIGNLVREAIPRADPASIVAACAIGRDRAFRSVDDLRAITVPTLVVPGADARHPGELAAAAVQILPHGELAPAAPFDTVETAEGLGLALAPALRAFLDSYMLA, from the coding sequence GTGCCTGACCGCCACCGCCACACCCCCGAGCTGGCGAGTCTTCTGGCCGAACGCTACCGGGTCGTACTGCCGGACGTGCGCGGGTATGGCCGGTCGGTCTGTGCTGATCCGGCCCTCCACACGTGGTCCCGATACGCCGACGACGTCCTTGCGCTGATGGACCATCTCGGACTGCAACGGGCCGCGGTCGGCGGTACGGGTCTGGGCGGCACCATCGCATTGCGCGCCGCCGCGGCCCACCCCGAGCGGATACGGGCGGCACTGGTGATCAGCCTGGAGGACATCGAGGACGACGAGGCCAAGCAGGCCGAGGCCGAGATGCTGGAGCGGTTCGCCGCCCGTGTGCGGTCCAGTGGGCTCAGCGCCGCGTGGAGTGATCTACTGCCGTCCCTGGCCCCCGGCATCGGGAACCTCGTACGCGAGGCCATTCCCCGCGCCGATCCCGCGAGCATCGTGGCCGCCTGCGCCATCGGCCGTGACCGCGCGTTCCGCAGTGTCGACGACCTGAGGGCCATCACCGTCCCGACCTTGGTCGTGCCGGGCGCCGACGCGCGACATCCCGGCGAACTCGCCGCGGCCGCCGTCCAGATCCTGCCCCACGGCGAACTCGCGCCCGCGGCCCCGTTCGACACGGTGGAGACTGCCGAGGGCCTCGGACTGGCACTCGCTCCGGCCCTCAGAGCCTTCCTCGATTCCTACATGCTGGCCTGA
- a CDS encoding M56 family metallopeptidase, with protein sequence MNAAPVLIGYTAAVGFVAPQVMLRSSWPHRAPALAAAVWHALAVSFSIGAALAAYNLAMPAEHLHAGLVGLLHSCGLGTGAGHPDPDTADRLALGVPAVIGIALLASFSFHVVRARRARERHREAVDLVGRHSARLCATVMPYDVPAVYCLPGRHPRIVISDAAVDHLTPEQLDAVLEHEQAHIAGRHHLVLAAVEAFHSVFRWLPLARHVREQTALLLEMIADDRALRSQSREVLATAMYEMAAARTPRGALAAGGHTVVIRVKRVLGPRKAPHPALRGVVAAVAAAVPLLPLLVACPPALG encoded by the coding sequence ATGCTGCGCAGCAGCTGGCCGCACCGGGCCCCCGCCCTCGCGGCAGCCGTGTGGCACGCCCTGGCAGTGTCGTTCTCGATCGGGGCCGCGCTCGCCGCGTACAACCTGGCCATGCCGGCCGAGCACCTGCACGCGGGCCTCGTGGGTCTGCTGCACTCCTGCGGACTGGGTACGGGCGCGGGTCACCCCGACCCGGACACGGCGGACCGGCTCGCTCTCGGTGTGCCCGCCGTCATCGGAATCGCCCTCCTCGCCAGCTTCTCCTTCCATGTTGTACGAGCCCGGCGGGCCCGGGAGCGGCACCGGGAGGCCGTGGATCTGGTGGGCCGCCATTCGGCGCGGCTGTGCGCCACTGTCATGCCGTACGACGTACCGGCTGTGTACTGTCTGCCCGGCCGCCACCCCCGGATCGTGATCAGTGACGCGGCCGTGGACCACCTGACGCCGGAGCAGCTCGACGCCGTACTGGAGCACGAGCAGGCGCATATCGCGGGGCGCCACCACCTGGTTCTGGCTGCCGTGGAGGCGTTCCACTCGGTGTTCCGGTGGCTGCCGCTGGCCCGGCATGTCCGGGAGCAGACGGCGCTGCTGCTGGAGATGATCGCGGACGATCGCGCTCTGCGTAGCCAGTCCCGCGAGGTGCTGGCCACGGCCATGTACGAGATGGCGGCGGCCCGCACGCCCAGGGGTGCGCTCGCGGCGGGCGGGCACACGGTCGTGATCCGCGTGAAGCGGGTTCTCGGCCCGCGCAAGGCTCCTCATCCCGCTCTCCGGGGCGTTGTCGCCGCTGTGGCCGCGGCCGTACCGCTGCTGCCGCTGCTGGTCGCCTGCCCGCCCGCGCTCGGCTGA
- a CDS encoding DUF5134 domain-containing protein, which yields MAVRHTREGGWKRRRHWVHLIVGSAGMVIMTLAMTSTSSGPVLALGGGHSMAHMPGMENTASTADTHHTGGMDMHGTGALHGMDMQGVTHTAAGTASSAGSGAVWRFVIAALAVYFLLSIGASVWARARGTGRGGRSAGSGFSLGRWLLAMPDTVFVFLASLTVSVWDRTRTSERRGHGRRRKLGAAPDAALAAHIGMGGTMSAMLLMMAA from the coding sequence GTGGCGGTCAGGCACACGCGCGAGGGCGGGTGGAAGCGCCGCCGTCACTGGGTCCACCTCATCGTCGGCAGCGCGGGCATGGTGATCATGACGCTCGCCATGACGAGCACGTCATCCGGACCGGTCCTCGCGCTGGGCGGCGGGCATTCCATGGCGCACATGCCGGGCATGGAGAACACGGCGAGCACGGCGGACACGCACCACACCGGCGGCATGGACATGCACGGGACGGGTGCCCTGCACGGGATGGACATGCAGGGCGTGACGCATACCGCGGCCGGCACCGCTTCCTCTGCCGGGTCCGGCGCTGTGTGGCGGTTCGTGATCGCGGCGCTCGCCGTCTACTTCCTGCTGTCCATCGGGGCGTCCGTGTGGGCGAGGGCACGGGGTACCGGCAGGGGCGGCCGCAGCGCCGGCTCCGGGTTCAGCCTGGGGCGCTGGCTGCTGGCCATGCCGGACACCGTGTTCGTCTTCCTGGCGTCTTTGACGGTCTCGGTGTGGGACAGGACCAGGACGTCGGAGCGGCGCGGCCACGGCCGACGCCGCAAGCTGGGGGCGGCACCGGACGCGGCGCTCGCGGCGCACATCGGCATGGGCGGGACCATGTCCGCGATGCTGCTGATGATGGCCGCGTGA
- a CDS encoding GlsB/YeaQ/YmgE family stress response membrane protein — MGIIAWIVIGLLAGAIAKALMPGKDPGGIIVTMLIGIAGGLLGGFLGKVIFGVESIDGFFDLSTWIAAIVGSVILLALYRLFTSRGHGRGHRRGHVHA; from the coding sequence ATGGGCATCATCGCGTGGATAGTCATCGGTCTGCTCGCGGGGGCTATTGCCAAGGCGCTCATGCCGGGCAAGGACCCGGGCGGAATCATTGTCACCATGCTCATCGGTATCGCCGGAGGTCTGCTCGGAGGCTTCCTCGGTAAGGTGATCTTCGGAGTGGAATCGATCGACGGTTTCTTCGATCTGTCCACCTGGATCGCTGCCATCGTCGGGTCCGTCATCCTCCTCGCGCTGTACCGGCTGTTCACCAGCCGCGGACACGGGCGCGGACACCGACGGGGGCACGTCCACGCATAA
- a CDS encoding F510_1955 family glycosylhydrolase encodes MTARPATRTLFAATGTALAALALAACGSGSSDTGAAASEESTSLSHVHGLGVDPADERVYVATHNGLHTVAKGQKPKLVGDRKDDFMGFTVTGDSAFVASGHGAPGSDRPGNVGLIETKDAGTTWTSRSLSGEADFHSLDSAKGVVYGYEGGRIRVSSDLKSWDDRATLEAFDLAVSPNGDTLLATTAEGVVTSTDGGRSFAKGAGPVQAFLSWPTEKSLFGIGPSGKLSRSEDGGKTWKQLTAVPGGQPQALTAVNADHVLAATQTGVYESRDGGKTFTELAPLAS; translated from the coding sequence GTGACCGCACGCCCGGCCACCCGCACCCTGTTCGCCGCGACGGGCACCGCGCTCGCTGCCCTCGCCCTCGCCGCCTGCGGAAGCGGGTCCTCCGACACGGGGGCCGCCGCCTCGGAGGAGTCGACGTCGCTGTCCCATGTGCACGGCCTGGGCGTCGACCCGGCCGACGAGCGCGTGTACGTCGCGACCCACAACGGCCTCCACACGGTCGCCAAAGGGCAGAAGCCGAAGCTCGTCGGCGACCGCAAGGACGACTTCATGGGCTTCACCGTGACCGGCGACAGCGCCTTCGTCGCCAGCGGACATGGGGCCCCGGGCAGCGACCGTCCCGGCAACGTCGGCCTCATCGAAACCAAGGACGCGGGCACCACCTGGACATCCCGGTCGCTGTCGGGAGAAGCCGACTTCCATTCCCTGGACTCGGCCAAGGGCGTCGTCTACGGATACGAGGGCGGTCGCATCCGGGTCAGCAGCGACCTCAAGAGCTGGGACGACCGGGCGACGCTGGAAGCTTTCGACCTCGCGGTGAGCCCCAATGGCGACACGCTGCTGGCCACCACCGCGGAGGGCGTCGTCACCAGCACCGACGGCGGGCGCAGCTTCGCCAAGGGCGCCGGGCCGGTGCAGGCGTTTCTGTCCTGGCCCACCGAGAAGTCCCTGTTCGGCATCGGCCCGTCCGGGAAGCTGAGCCGCAGCGAGGACGGCGGAAAAACCTGGAAGCAGCTCACGGCCGTGCCCGGTGGGCAGCCCCAGGCCCTGACCGCCGTCAACGCCGACCACGTCCTCGCCGCGACACAGACGGGTGTGTACGAGTCCCGCGACGGCGGCAAGACCTTCACGGAACTCGCGCCGCTCGCGTCGTGA
- a CDS encoding SseB family protein: protein MRDEPLAHVPARVPLSEPLGRRATVTFLADWRMSHLPPDTRPLPSVAPYDQLSQHRRRGGDTASQTVQLQVYEQRDGTELAPVFTSHARMRQAFPQSTEHRAQSIRGCHSVRSAHGWPSDVAAPVMDAGTPEELALTAQQVRDLLDRSVA from the coding sequence GTGCGCGACGAGCCGTTGGCCCACGTTCCCGCCCGCGTTCCTTTGTCCGAGCCGCTTGGACGGCGGGCGACGGTCACTTTCCTGGCTGACTGGCGGATGTCCCATCTGCCGCCCGACACCCGGCCGCTGCCCTCGGTGGCTCCCTATGACCAGCTTTCACAACACCGCCGACGGGGCGGTGACACCGCCAGCCAGACCGTACAACTCCAAGTCTACGAGCAGCGGGACGGCACCGAACTGGCGCCGGTGTTCACCTCGCACGCGCGCATGCGGCAGGCGTTCCCGCAGAGCACAGAGCACAGAGCACAGAGCATCAGAGGATGCCACTCGGTACGCTCGGCCCATGGCTGGCCGTCCGACGTAGCGGCACCGGTCATGGACGCCGGCACACCGGAGGAACTGGCACTGACGGCTCAGCAGGTCAGGGACCTGCTTGACCGCAGCGTCGCCTGA